DNA from Longimicrobiaceae bacterium:
CCGACGACGGCCACACGCCGCTCAGGAACCTCCCCATGCGCAGCGCGGATCTTTCCGCCGAGCTGCTGTCGGCGATGGACGTGGTGGTGATCGTGACGGACCACTCCGCGGTCAGCTATCGGAAGGTGGCCGAGCACGCGCACCTGGTGGTGGACACCCGGGGGGTGATGCGGGGGGTCGAGGGCGGCGCGCGGGTGGTGGGGCTCGCCGGGGAGCACCGGCCGGAGCCGGTCGTGGAGCCCACCATCGCCGCTGCCGACTGATCCGATGCGAACCCTCCTCCTGCTCGGATCCCAGGCGGACCTGGTGCGGGCCGCGCCCATCTTCGGCGCCCTGCGCGAGTTCGGCGAGGACGGCCTCCTCGCCTACACCGGCCACCCCGGCGACCTCCCGCCGCTGGAGGCGCTCTTCTCCGAGCTGCAGGTGCCGGAGCCGGCCTGTTCCCTGGGGATCGAGCCCGGGAGCCACGCGCAGCAGATCGTCCAGGCCATGCAGGCGCTGGAGCCCCTCACCGCGGAGATGCGCCCGGACTGGATCGTCCTGGTGGGAGAGACCGACGCGGCGCTCACCTGCTCGTTCGTGCTCTCCAAGCTCCGGGCCGAGGTGGGCTTCCGCATCGCCCGGCTGGAGGCGGGCTCGCGCGAGGGCGACTGGCGCGTTGCCGACGAGGCGAACCGGATCCTCATGGACCACCTCGCCGACCTCCTCCTGGCCCCCAGCTACGAGGCCTTCGCCAACCTCACCCGCGAGGGGGTCTCCAAGGATCGGGTGGCCTTCGTCGGCAGCATGCTGATCGACACCCTCTTCTCGCTCCTCCCCCGCGCCATCGGCCTGGGATACCCCGGCCGCTTCGGGCTGCTGCGCGGCGGGTACGTGGCGGCCGTCCTGGAGCACCCCGCCACCCTGGGGCGCCCGGAGGCGCTGCGCGCCGCGCTGGAGGGGATCCGCGGGGTGGCGGAGGAGATCCCGGTGGCGCTGGTGCTCCCCCCGCTCGGACGCGCCCGGCTGGAGGAGCTCGGCGCCGCGCCGCTGCTGGAGACGCTCTGCGACCCGCGCCCCGAGGGGTACACGGAGGTGCTCTCGCTGGTGGAGGGCGCCGGCGTGATCCTGACCGACTCCGCCGAGATGGAAACCATGGCGCAGGGGATGGGGATCCCCTGCGTCTCGCTCCGCTCCCGCCAGGCACGCCCCGGCGCCGCACGCGCGCAGACGGCGCGCGTGGCGCAGGGCCCGCCCGAGGCGGTCGCCGCGGCGGTCCGCGAGGCCTGGGCCGAGGGGCGCACCCGCCCGGGGGAGCACTGCCCCGAGGGGTGGGACGGGCGCGCTGCCATGCGGGTGGTGCAGTCGCTCCTGCACTTCGATCCGCCCGGGTCCCCAACCGAGTCCCGACGCCTGACACACACGATCCGGAGCTGACCGGCACGGGCCCCTCCGGCCCGCGTCCGGCGCTCCGCACCCGCGCTCCCTGCTCTCGATGAGTCGCTACGAGGAAGTGAAGGAGGACCTGCGCCTGCGCCCCCGCACCTGGCTGGTGACGGGCGTGGCGGGGTTCATCGGCTCGAACCTGCTGGACGCCCTGCTCGACCTGGGGCAGACGGTGGTGGGGATGGACAACTTCGCCACCGGGCACGCCCGCAACCTGGACGACGCCCTGCGCGGCGATCCCGACCGCCTTTGCCGCTTCCGTTTCCTGGAGGCGGACATCCGCGACCCGGAAGCCTGCCGGGAGGCGTGCCGCGGTGTGGACCACGTGCTGCACCACGCGGCGCTCGGCTCGGTGCCGCTCTCCATGGAGCAGCCGCTCCTGGCCAACGACGTCAACGTGAACGGCTTCCTGGCCGTGCTCAGCGCCGCGCGCGACGCGGGGACCCGGCGCTTCGTCTACGCCGCCTCGTGCGCCGTCTACGGCGACGACCCCTCGCTTCCCAAGACCGAGGACGCCGTCGGGCGGGCGCTCTCGCCCTACGCGGTCACCAAGCACGTCAACGAGCTGTACGCCGGGGTGTTCCAGCGCAGCTACGGGATCCCCACGGTGGGGCTGCGCTACTTCAACATCTTCGGACGCCGGCAGGACCCGGAAGGCCCCTACGCGGCGGTCATCCCCATCTGGGTGAGGAACCTGCTCACCGGCGAGCCCTGCGCCATCAACGGCGACGGGGAGAACAGCCGCGACTTCTGCTACGTGGAGAACGTGGTGCAGGCCAACCTCCTGGCCGCCACGGCCCCGGACGAGGCCACCGGCGAGGTGTACAACGTGGCCTGCGGCGAGCGCACCACGCTCAACCGGCTGTTCGGGCTGATCCGCGACGGCCTGGCGCGCCACCACCCCTCCCTGGGCGAGGTCCGGCCCCTGTACCGCGAGGCCCGGCCCGGCGACATCCGCGAATCGCAGGCGGACATCACCCGGATCCGCGCGCGCCTGGGCTTCG
Protein-coding regions in this window:
- a CDS encoding UDP binding domain-containing protein — encoded protein: RKVADALNDESRAVRGSRVLVLGVAYKKDVDDLRESPALEIMRLLQERGAWVFYHDPHCPVIADDGHTPLRNLPMRSADLSAELLSAMDVVVIVTDHSAVSYRKVAEHAHLVVDTRGVMRGVEGGARVVGLAGEHRPEPVVEPTIAAAD
- a CDS encoding UDP-N-acetylglucosamine 2-epimerase; amino-acid sequence: MRTLLLLGSQADLVRAAPIFGALREFGEDGLLAYTGHPGDLPPLEALFSELQVPEPACSLGIEPGSHAQQIVQAMQALEPLTAEMRPDWIVLVGETDAALTCSFVLSKLRAEVGFRIARLEAGSREGDWRVADEANRILMDHLADLLLAPSYEAFANLTREGVSKDRVAFVGSMLIDTLFSLLPRAIGLGYPGRFGLLRGGYVAAVLEHPATLGRPEALRAALEGIRGVAEEIPVALVLPPLGRARLEELGAAPLLETLCDPRPEGYTEVLSLVEGAGVILTDSAEMETMAQGMGIPCVSLRSRQARPGAARAQTARVAQGPPEAVAAAVREAWAEGRTRPGEHCPEGWDGRAAMRVVQSLLHFDPPGSPTESRRLTHTIRS
- a CDS encoding SDR family oxidoreductase, with product MSRYEEVKEDLRLRPRTWLVTGVAGFIGSNLLDALLDLGQTVVGMDNFATGHARNLDDALRGDPDRLCRFRFLEADIRDPEACREACRGVDHVLHHAALGSVPLSMEQPLLANDVNVNGFLAVLSAARDAGTRRFVYAASCAVYGDDPSLPKTEDAVGRALSPYAVTKHVNELYAGVFQRSYGIPTVGLRYFNIFGRRQDPEGPYAAVIPIWVRNLLTGEPCAINGDGENSRDFCYVENVVQANLLAATAPDEATGEVYNVACGERTTLNRLFGLIRDGLARHHPSLGEVRPLYREARPGDIRESQADITRIRARLGFEPTHSVADGLHEALAWYAEDLARGETLPLDEPAAGAVAVA